The Drechmeria coniospora strain ARSEF 6962 chromosome 02, whole genome shotgun sequence genome has a segment encoding these proteins:
- a CDS encoding zinc finger domain-containing protein, whose protein sequence is MPQYRIESSPNNRAGCKDSVCKADGVKIMKGEIRFGTWVEINEHGSWSWKHWGCVSGAQVLNLRELCDKDDGTYDFDMIDGFDELVDGKMQEKIRRCVTQGHIDAEDFKGDPEKNKLGEKGIHLTKAQKAAKEKAAAAAAASESEDEALKKKTGKRGRKNVADDEEDAVPKKAKTSKAAKAKKAADDQEDAVAKKAKTSKSTKAKKAAPARKAAPADCTEDETEDGVKEEEEAAAKKSRKPAAKVTEQTRVKAATKGTTGGKGQKSSRVGVTSSAYENEHVESEPEAGPKGKPKRGARSKEAAKSEKADVQELPAMRRRGRPRKA, encoded by the exons ATGCCTCAGTATCGAATCG AGTCTTCACCCAACAACCGGGCCGGTTGCAAGGATTCCGTCTGCAAGGCCGACGGGGTCAAGATCATGAAGGGAGAGATTCGCTTCGGCACCTGGGTTGAGATTAATGAGCATGGCAGCTGGAGCTGGAAGCACTG GGGTTGCGTTTCGGGCGCCCAGGTGCTGAATCTGCGGGAGCTTTGCGACAAGGACGATGGGACGTACGACTTTGACATGATagacggcttcgacgagcTTGT AGACGGCAAGATGCAGGAAAAGATTCGTCGCTGCGTGACGCAGGGTCAtatcgacgccgaggattTCAAAGGC GATCCCGAGAAAAACAAACTCGGAGAAAAGGGGATTCACCTGACGAAAGCGCAAAAGGCTGCGAAAGAGaaggctgctgccgccgccgccgcttctgAA TCGGAAGACGAGGCTCTCAAGAAAAAGACTGGCAAGCGAGGACGCAAGAACGTGGCGGATGACGAAGAAGATGCAGTGCCTAAGAAGGCAAAGACGTCCAAagcggccaaggccaagaaggcggcAGATGACCAAGAAGATGCGGTGGCCAAGAAGGCAAAGACGTCCAAATCgaccaaggccaagaaggcggcgCCCGCCAGGAAGGCTGCCCCCGCGGACTgcaccgaggacgagaccgaggatggggtcaaggaggaggaggaagcggcggcgaagaagtcTCGCAAACCTGCTGCCAAGGTCACGGAGCAGACCAGGGTCAAAGCAGCGACCAAAGGTACCACTGGTGGCAAAGGACAGAAGTCGTCAAGGGTAGGTGTCACATCCTCTGCGTATGAAAATGAGCACGTTGAGTCGGAACCGGAAGCTGGCCCTAAAGGCAAACCGAAGCGTGGTGCCCGGTCCAAGGAAGCAGCCAAATCGGAAAAAGCAGATGTGCAGGAGCTGCCAGCCATgcggcgtcgtggccgtcctCGCAAGGCCTGA
- a CDS encoding putative transporter C5D6.04: MLVRRRFTTSRVQERRTMLVRLAGVVVPLPHKHVISLPIRLSLLHILFFADAPPPPIVVTVTLTRWPSPHPLADSSAAGSLYSLGRLVLASLSSNGIRGRSLLPTHRRPPSPRPSNRILLEPFPKTPPKSASLVAWSYMASAGGFPRPASFRLTRIARDAYEYPMAVLQAPPDASSSLPHLCLLVFEAVLEVVCVSLPGYIIARLGHFDAEKQRFLANLNVMLFTPCLIFTKLASQLNAETLSDLAIIPAIFVVQTLVSWLVSVLIAKVFRFNKRASNFVTAMGVFGNSNSLPISLVLSLSQTIKGLHWDRIPGDNDDEVGARGILYLLIFQQLGQLVRWSWGYHVLLASKDKYLDYIDDIAEEGQWAVREDHDEREAQGLIQGIDGDTDEEMDEDEDEDHSVDSRRYIPAGRTPVAGTSTASVADSSDDEFGTRKALCKKTSHSHNGNHHHPVGNGGDPNGPTPASRGDENGDALLDGADGGVWRRTKAFLSKPTSALKGRACCSLSRLCKRLPRPLQVCVSFLAKAISKTAHFLYEFMNPPLWAMLIAVLVASIPSLQELFFEEGSFVNNSVTNAVKSSGGVAVPLILVVLGANLARNTMAHDDAHDPEEERIGTKLLVASLLSRMVLPTIIMAPILAVMAKYLPISILDDPIFIIVCFLLTGAPSALQLAQICQINNVYEKTMGRILFQSYVIWILPSTLVLVMMALAVVHWAAASL; the protein is encoded by the exons atgctcGTGCGCCGACGCTTCACCACGAGTCGCGTACAGGAGCGgcgcacaa TGCTTGttcgcctcgccggcgtcgttgtGCCACTACCGCACAAGCACGTCATTTCCCTCCCAATTCGCCTCTCTCTCCTCCATATACTATTCTTCGCCGacgcaccccccccccccatcgtcgtcaccgtcacc CTCACccgctggccgtcgcctcATCCGCTCGCCGACAGCAGTGCGGCAGGCTCCCTATACTCACTCGGCCGTCTTGTGCTCGCGTCGCTCTCGTCCAACGGCATAAGAGGACGCAGCCTCCTGCCCACTCACCGACGACCGCCGTCACCGCGCCCGTCAAATCGAATCCTTCTCGAACCCTTCCCGAAAACACCACCCAAGTCGGCATCGCTTGTTGCTTGGTCTTATATGGCTTCGGCAGGCGGCTTCCCCCGTCCGGCATCGTTCCGTCTGACGAGGATCGCACGAGATGCCTACGAATATCCCATGGCCGTCCTCCAGGCCCCGCCCGACGCCAGTTCCTCCCTGCCTCACCTGTGCCTTCTCGTCTtcgaggccgtcctcgaggtcgtcTGCGTGAGCTTGCCTGGCTACATCatcgcccgcctcggccactTCGATGCCGAAAAGCAACGGTTCCTCGCCAACCTCAACGTCATGCTCTTCACGCCATGCCTCA TCTTCACCAAGCTGGCGTCGCAGCTGAATGCCGAGACGCTTTCCGACCTCGCCATCATTCCCGCCATCTTTGTCGTCCAGACGCTAGTGTCCTGGCTCGTCTCCGTCTTGATCGCCAAGGTGTTTCGTTTCAACAAGCGGGCCTCCAACTTCGTCACGGCCATGGGCGTCTTCGGCAACTCCAACTCCCTACCCATCTCTCTCGTGCTTTCCTTGTCTCAGACCATCAAGGGACTCCACTGGGACAGGATCCCCGGCGACaatgacgacgaggttggCGCCCGCGGCATCCTGTACCTGCTCATCTTCCAGCAGCTCGGTCAGCTAGTCCGCTGGAGTTGGGGCTACCACGTGCTGCTCGCCTCCAAGGACAAGTACCTCGATTACATCGATGACATTGCCGAGGAGGGCCAGTGGGCCGTGCGCGAGGACCACGACGAACGGGAGGCGCAGGGGCTCATCCaaggcatcgacggcgacacggacgaggagatggatgaggacgaggatgaggaccaCAGCGTCGACTCGCGCAGGTACATTCCCGCAGGCCGCACCCCTGTTGCcgggacctcgacggcgtccgtGGCCGACTCGAGCGATGACGAGTTCGGCACGAGAAAGGCGCTGTGCAAGAAGACGTCGCACTCTCACAACGGAAATCATCATCACCCTGttggcaacggcggcgacccCAACGGCCCGACCCCGGCTTCCCGTGGCGACGAGAATGGCGACGCTCTGCTTGATGGGGCCGATGGTGGAGTTTGGCGTCGGACAAAGGCTTTCCTTTCCAAGCCGACGAGCGCCCTAAAGGGGCGGGCTTGTTGTTCCCTCTCGCGCCTGTGCAAACGGCTGCCACGCCCTCTCCAGGTCTGCGTCTCCTTCCTGGCCAAGGCGATTTCGAAGACGGCCCACTTCCTCTATGAGTTCATGAACCCTCCCCTGTGGGCCATGTTGattgccgtccttgtcgccTCGATTCCCTCGTTGCAGGAACTCTTCTTTGAAGAGGGATCCTTTGTCAACAACAGTGTGACGAATGCGGTCAAGtcgagcggcggcgttgccgtccCTCtgatcctcgtcgtcctcggcgccaacCTGGCGCGGAACACGATGgcccacgacgacgctcaCGAcccggaggaggagaggataGGAACGAAGCTCCTCGTGGCGTCACTGCTGAGCCGCATGGTCCTGCCTACAATCATCATGGCACCCATCTTGGCCGTCATGGCAAAGTATCTGCCCATCAGCATCCTCGATGACCCCATCTTCATCATCGTCTGCTTTCTCCTCACCGGTGCACCCAGCGCGCTCCAGCTGGCGCAGATTTGCCAGATCAACAACGTGTACGAAAAGACAATGGGCCGCATCCTGTTCCAGAGCTACGTCATTTG GATCCTGCCGTCCACCTTGGTTCTCGTCATGATGGCCCTTGCCGTCGTTCattgggcggcggcgtcgctgTAA
- a CDS encoding AIG2 family protein — translation MAAGPQPSNPRSTKYYFAYGSNLHIKQMKRRCPNSRYIGHARLSRYRWQINQRGYANVVAVDDDGRWVDGLVYEIDETDEAKLDVNEGVSKNAYEKRYLPILLHRASGTLYRRPVSWIVSKGGPAAVCRQAKCAAQELLVSPGQQRHDDALVYISFRHVEDSVPKEEYIDRINLGLADASVLGMKDDYIRNCIRPYIPGPVAESALPDGNHGMSSTKAKVKPENIGVKRGDPLESHERPLTRRAPDPGRPPDERYVQAMARTIRNNASAPNLRRRLHELASPPPRPLRRLLQVPTAVTLEDYASIEGWEWRSVL, via the coding sequence ATGGCGGCCGGGCCGCAGCCGAGTAACCCCCGTtcaaccaagtactactttgcCTATGGCAGCAATCTCCATATCAAACAGATGAAAAGACGGTGCCCCAATAGCAGGTACATTGGCCATGCGCGGTTAAGCAGATACCGCTGGCAGATCAACCAGCGCGGGTACGCAAatgtcgttgccgtcgacgatgacggtcgCTGGGTTGACGGACTCGTCTATGAAATTGACGAaacggacgaggccaagctcGACGTCAACGAGGGTGTCTCCAAAAATGCCTATGAGAAGCGCTACCTCCCTATCCTACTGCATCGTGCCTCTGGGACTCTGTATCGTCGACCTGTGTCCTGGATCGTCAGCAAGGGAGGTCCGGCTGCCGTCTGCCGACAGGCCAAGTGTGCCGCCCAGGAATTGTTGGTATCACCGGGCCAGCagcggcacgacgacgcgctCGTCTACATCAGCTTCCGCCATGTCGAGGACAGCGTTCCCAAGGAGGAATACATCGACCGCATTAATCTCGGGCTCGCAGACGCCAGCGTCCTCGGCATGAAAGACGACTATATCCGCAATTGCATCCGTCCGTACATACCCGGACCGGTAGCCGAGTCCGCGCTCCCCGATGGGAACCACGGCATGTCCTCGACGAAAGCGAAAGTCAAGCCGGAAAACATAGGTGTCAAACGAGGCGACCCTCTCGAATCTCACGAGCGCCCTCTCACCCGGAGAGCTCCTGATCCTGGCCGTCCTCCTGATGAACGGTATGTGCAAGCTATGGCGCGCACGATTCGCAACAACGCCAGCGCCCCCAATTTGCGCCGTCGGTTGCATGAGttggcatcgccgccgccgagaccgCTTCGCCGGCTCCTCCAAGTCCCGACCGCCGTAACTTTGGAGGACTATGCGTCAATCGAGGGCTGGGAGTGGAGATCGgtgttgtag
- a CDS encoding putative ubiquitin thiolesterase L3, which produces MSATSPDPRQGAPAFIPLEANPQLMTSLIHKLGVSSALGVHDVYSLTDPDMLAFVPRPALALLLVFPVSAEYESQRMAEDSLMEEYAGKGDGEPVVWWKQTIKNACGMMGLLHAVSNGPARDFIEEGSTLGNLLQQSIPLPPRERSALLERTGALATAHREAASAGDTAPPAAEDDIDLHYVCFSRGTDGGLWELDGRRKGPIRRGDLDKDEDVLSAKGLAMGALKFLAREGGDLRFSAVALAASMD; this is translated from the exons ATGTCGGCCACAAGCCCAGACCCCAGGCAGGGCGCGCCCGCCTTCATCCCCCTCGAGGCCAACCCGCAGCTCATGACGAGCCTCATCCACAAACTCGGTGTCTCGTCCGCGCTCGGCGTGCACGACGTCTACTCCCTCACCGACCCGGACATGTTGGCCTTTGTCCCGCGGCCTGCTCTtgcgctgctgctcgtcTTCCCCGTCAGCGCCGAATACGAAAGCCAGCGTATGGCCGAGGATAGCCTGATGGAGGAGTACGCGGGCAAGGGTGACGGAGAGCCGGTGGTGTGGTGGAAGCAGACGATTAAGAACGCCTGCGGCATGATGGGGTTGCTGCATGCTGTTTCCAACGGTCCGGCGAGGGACTTTATCG AAGAGGGATCAACGCTCGGCAACCTCCTCCAACAGTCCATACCTCTGCCGCCACGCGAGCGCTCGGCTTTGCTCGAAAGGACGGGAGCGCTCGCGACGGCCCACCGGgaggccgcctcggcgggcgacacggcgccgcccgcggccgaggacgacattGACCTGCACTACGTTTGCTTCAGCAGAGGAACCGACGGTGGGCTGTgggagctcgacggcaggcGCAAGGGACCCATCCGCCGGGGCGACCTTGACAAGGATGAAGACGTGCTGAGTGCAAAGGGGCTCGCCATGGGTGCGCTCAAGTTCCTCGCGAGAGAAGGCGGTGATTTGCGGTTcagcgccgtcgccttggccgcgtcgaTGGACTGA
- a CDS encoding putative methylcrotonoyl-CoA carboxylase biotin carboxylase chain has product MRSLRANRLPLRPLPRRFSSTCSTPKAAALSSVLIANRGEIAIRINRTAERMGIRATTVYTDVDAGSWHASTGYQSLALGPANGYLDGDKIIALAKKHNIQALHPGYGFLSENPQFAERCEREGIIFVGPPATAMADMGNKARSKEIMTAANVPCVPGYHGSEQGEQELLARAREVTFPVLLKSVRGGGGKGMRIVLAEDEFMTQLKSARAEAKASFGEGGEVMLVEKYIVRPRHVEVQVFADKHGNTVALGERDCSVQRRHQKVLEESPAPDLDDATRRDLWDKARMAASAVGYVGAGTVEFILDKDTGKFYFMEMNTRLQVEHPVTEMVTGLDLVEWQFRIAAGEKLPLTQAEVEQEMGKRGAAIEARIYAENPEKGFMPDSGKLVHAVLPDTILADEDVRLDWGFGSGSTVSEAYDGMIAKLIVRADTRERAIAKLESALRAFEIVGVSTNVEFLKRLCQSPAFVDGDVETGFIDKWRDELFKPRRISDEVFAQAALGIISLQLRAQPPHGETLGFGDAAATAERSMAFKVLDGYSEQEGQVVEASVTQTGHGLYSVTVARKGEPAQLLTNVACEPTIEGPLVKLQTYFPLERILSSVVPQPGENDTKIAVFQHGVKTDLALLPPAWYEKALGLKELAASVVAPMPCKVLKNEVEEGQEVKKGTPLVVIESMKMETVIRSPQDGVVKKLAHKEGDICKAGTVLVLFEEEAKEEA; this is encoded by the exons ATGCGTTCCCTCCGTGCCAATCGCCTCCCCTTGAGGCCACTGCCTCGTCGCTTCTCCTCGACATGCTCGACACCCAAAGCGGCGGCGCTCAGCTCGGTGCTCATCGCCAACCGTGGCGAGATCGCCATACGGATTAACCGCACGGCCGAGCGTATGGGCATCCGCGCGACGACCGTCTATaccgacgtcgatgccggctCCTGGCATGCCTCGACGGGGTACCAgtccctcgccctcggccccgCCAACGGCTACCTCGATGGCGACAAGATCATCGCCCTGGCCAAGAAGCACAACATACAGGCGCTGCACCCTGGCTACGGCTTCCTGTCCGAGAACCCTCAGTTTGCCGAGCGCTGCGAGCGCGAGGGAatcatcttcgtcggcccCCCCGCCACCGCCATGGCTGACATGGGCAACAAGGCCCGCAGCAAGGAGATCATGACGGCCGCCAACGTGCCCTGCGTCCCCGGCTACCACGGCTCCGAGCAGGGTGAGCAGGAGCTTCTCGCGCGCGCCAGGGAAGTCACCTTCCCGGTCCTGCTGAAGAGcgtccgcggcggcggcggcaaaggcatGCGCATCGTcctggccgaggatgagTTCATGACGCAGCTGAAGAGCGCCcgggccgaggccaaggcttccttcggcgagggcggtgagGTCATGCTGGTGGAAAAGTACATTGTGCGCCCGCGTCACGTCGAGGTCCAGGTCTTTGCCGACAAGCATGGCAACACCGTCGCTCTCGGCGAGCGAGACTGCAGCGTCCAGCGCCGGCACCAAAAGGTCCTCGAGGAGTCCCCAGcccccgacctcgacgatgccacgcGTCGGGACCTATGGGACAAGGCGCGTATGGCCGCCTCTGCCGTCGGctacgtcggcgccggcaccgtcgagttcatcctcgacaaggacACGGGCAAGTTTTACTTCATGGAGATGAACACCCGTCTGCAGGTCGAGCATCCCGTCACCGAGATGGTCAcgggcctcgacctcgtcgagtgGCAGTTCCGCATCGCTGCCGGTGAGAAGCTTCCCCTGACccaggccgaggtcgagcagGAGATGGGCAAGCGTGGGGCGGCCATCGAGGCGCGAATCTACGCCGAGAACCCCGAGAAGGGCTTCATGCCCGATTCTGGCAAGCTCGTCCACGCCGTCCTTCCCGACACCatcctggccgacgaggacgtccGGTTGGACTGGGGTTTTGGCTCCGGCAGCACCGTCTCCGAGGCCTACGACGGCATGATCGCCAAGCTCATCGTCCGGGCCGACACGCGAGAGAGGGCCATCGCCAAGCTCGAATCGGCACTGCGGGCCTTCGAgatcgtcggcgtcagcaCAAACGTCGAGTTCCTCAAGCGGCTGTGCCAGTCGCCCgccttcgtcgacggcgacgtcgaaaCGGGCTTCATCGACAAGTGGAGGGACGAACTCTTCAAGCCCAGACGCATCAGCGACGAGGTCTTCGCCCAGGCCGCACTCGGCATCATCAGCCTGCAGCTCCGGGCGCAGCCCCCTCACGGCGAGACGCTAGGCtttggcgacgccgccgccactgCCGAGCGCAGCATGGCCTTCAAGGTCCTCGACGGCTACAGCGAGCAGGAAGGCCAGGTTGTCGAGGCCAGCGTCACCCAGACCGGTCACGGCCTCTACAGCGTCACCGTCGCGCGCAAGGGTGAGCCGGCGCAGCTCTTGACCAACGTCGCCTGCGAGCCGACGATCGAGGGTCCCCTCGTCAAGCTGCAGACCTACTTTCCCTTGGAGCGGATTCTGTCGTCGGTGGTTCCGCAGCCGGGCGAAAACGACACCAAGATCGCCGTCTTCCAGCATGGCGTCAAGACGGACCTTGCGCTCCTGCCGCCGGCCTGGTACGAGAAGGCGCTGGGGCTCAAGGAgctggcggcgtcggtcgTGGCCCCTATGCCGTGCAAAGTGCTGAAGAACGAGGTCGAAGAGGGGCAGGAGGTAAAGAAGGGAACGCCGCTCGTCGT CATCGAGTCGATGAAGATGGAGACGGTGATTCGCTCGCCgcaggacggcgtcgtcaagaAACTGGCCCACAAGGAAGGG GATATTTGCAAGGCTGGCACCGTCCTGGTTCTGTTTGAGGAGGAGGCAAAGGAGGAAGCATGA